In Paenarthrobacter nicotinovorans, one DNA window encodes the following:
- a CDS encoding glycoside hydrolase family 26 protein, with the protein MGEQPVDEREDRRQNRAELRRAFVLPSVIGLIVLGVAGVNFANGLSQKQNQEAALTLPACQVIPRAGLVPADGALFGVNLDWHNKPLATFATDLGRKPAVSVSFTGFPLTAKDESDLARAVEQIRSDGHMMLLTLEPHDGLSSVTEGTATALAKDLNKFNEDGVPVIVRFAHEMNGSWYAWSQQPQEYIAAYRTIADAVHTHAPGSAMMWAPNYGGGYPFAGGTYEAKPGTADFLALDTNGDGTLTMQDDAYAPYYPGDEAVDWVGMSLYHWGAKYPWGENELPEPGKFTDQLTGTYNGANGDDSLLPDFYTVYGVDHGKPVAIPETAALYAPGVGGDQELAIKQAWWNQLFSPETHARFPQLKMVNWFEWDKTEVEVKGRVDWTITNTPAIREAFTTALPDWLRYGPDKTCRPQH; encoded by the coding sequence GTGGGGGAACAACCCGTGGATGAGCGTGAGGACCGGCGGCAGAACCGGGCGGAGCTGCGCAGGGCTTTCGTCCTGCCTTCGGTCATCGGCCTGATCGTCCTCGGGGTCGCCGGGGTCAACTTCGCCAACGGCCTGTCCCAGAAACAAAACCAAGAGGCCGCCCTGACGCTGCCGGCCTGCCAGGTGATACCCCGGGCGGGGCTGGTCCCCGCAGACGGGGCGTTGTTCGGGGTGAACCTGGACTGGCACAACAAGCCTTTGGCCACGTTCGCGACAGACCTCGGCCGCAAACCCGCTGTCAGTGTCTCCTTCACAGGGTTCCCGCTCACGGCCAAAGACGAGTCCGACCTGGCCCGGGCGGTGGAGCAGATCCGCTCCGACGGGCACATGATGCTGCTGACCCTGGAACCCCACGACGGTTTGAGTTCGGTCACCGAGGGCACAGCCACCGCCCTGGCGAAAGACCTGAATAAGTTCAACGAAGACGGCGTACCGGTCATCGTGCGGTTCGCCCACGAAATGAACGGCTCCTGGTACGCCTGGTCCCAGCAACCCCAGGAATACATCGCCGCGTACCGGACCATCGCGGACGCCGTCCACACCCACGCGCCCGGCTCGGCGATGATGTGGGCGCCGAACTACGGCGGCGGGTACCCGTTCGCCGGCGGCACCTATGAAGCCAAACCCGGCACAGCGGACTTCCTCGCCCTGGACACCAACGGCGACGGCACCCTCACCATGCAGGACGACGCGTACGCCCCGTACTATCCCGGGGATGAGGCCGTGGACTGGGTGGGCATGTCCCTGTATCACTGGGGCGCGAAATACCCGTGGGGCGAGAATGAGCTGCCCGAGCCGGGCAAGTTCACTGACCAGCTCACCGGGACCTACAACGGGGCCAACGGCGACGACAGCCTGTTGCCCGATTTCTACACCGTTTACGGAGTCGATCACGGCAAACCCGTCGCCATCCCCGAAACAGCTGCCCTCTACGCACCGGGCGTTGGCGGGGACCAGGAACTGGCCATCAAACAAGCCTGGTGGAACCAGCTCTTCTCCCCGGAAACCCACGCGCGGTTCCCGCAGTTGAAGATGGTCAACTGGTTCGAATGGGACAAGACAGAGGTCGAAGTCAAAGGCCGCGTCGATTGGACCATCACCAACACCCCCGCCATCCGGGAAGCTTTCACCACCGCGCTGCCCGACTGGCTCCGCTACGGCCCCGACAAAACCTGCCGACCCCAGCACTAG